A region of the Babylonia areolata isolate BAREFJ2019XMU chromosome 10, ASM4173473v1, whole genome shotgun sequence genome:
ttcacGGGAGATAACCGTTCCCATTCTTGTCAGTCGGAGATGTGTGCACGGGTTGTCCCCCTCGATGCTTTTTCTTTCTCGATGTGCTTGAGAGACACGTCTCTGATACCACTGCTTCATTAGTTCCCATAGATAGGAGTTCtccatacagcgagagagagagagagagagaagaagaagaagaagaagggggaggaggagcagaagaagaacaaaaagaagaactgagaagaagaagaagaacaacaacaacaacaacaacaactctctctctctatctctctctaactctctctctgtctctgtctgtctctctctctctctctctctctctctctctctctctctctctttccggctCTCCACATCAGTGTATCcccgctgtgcgtgtgtgtgtgtgtgtgtgtgtgtgtgtgtgtgtgtgtgtgtgtgtgtgtgtctgtgtgtgcagtaccACTACCAGCAGACGGTGACTACCCGGCAGGTGGAGAGGACCTCGCTgccccagcaacagcagcagacggTCTTCCAgatacagcaacagcagcaacaaccacccaCCTTCGgccagcaacgacaacagcaacaaaaacaaaccatcatcaccaccaccaccagccagcaacaacagcaacagcaacaaagcgGTTATGGCCAGCAACAGCCTAGCTTTgtccagcaacagcagcagctcaAATTCGGACAGCAGCCGAAACAGCCGCAGCAGCCGCAATACGGACAGCAGCCGCAACCACAGCCCATCTTCGGACAGCCGCAACAACCGCAACAACCCAAGTACGGACAGCCGCAACAGCAACAGCCGAAATACggacaacaaccgcaacaacaacaaccgcaacagcaGCAACCCATCTACGGACAGCCGCAACCACAGCAGCCTAAGTACGGACAGCAACCGCAAAAACAGCCCGTCTACGGACAGCCGCAACCGCAGCAACCGAAATACGGCCAACAGCCCAGCTATGGTCAGCCACAGCAACCCCGATACGGACAACAACCGGAACAACAGCCCGTCTACGTacagccgcaacaacaacaacaacaacaacccatctacggacaacaacagcaacagccaccatcatcaccccagcaaaaacaaccccaacaaccgacctacgaacaacagcagcagaagcttCAACAACTCAAACAACTtcgacagcaacatcaacaaccacaacaacaaccacaacaacagcaacaacaacgcaccAGCACCtaccagcaacagcaacgaaccaccacgaccaccatcacccAGCAGCAGCGCTCCGGCCAGCCCCCGCAACAGTTCCAGAAGACCGTCTCCACCGTGCGCACGAGCGGCACGGGCCAGCAACCCACcgcccacaccaccatcaccacctcctcctccgcagACGTGGCGCCGTGGGAGGAGTTCCCCGAGGAAGGCGTGCACGAGAACGTGCCGGAGGAGCGCCCGGACCTCGTGAGGGAGTCGGACAAGCAGGCCCTGGAGGCGGAGCTGCCTTCCACCGGGCTTGCCCGGGACCTGAGGTACAAGTTCCTGACGGGGCAGGTGGAGAACCGACCCGCCGTGTTCCGGAAGGAGCTGACCCCGCCGGGGATGGTGTCCGGGGGGGTGTACGAGAACGAGCCGGCCTTCAACCCCAACGTGGTGCACTACGGGGAGGACGTGCAGGGCGAGGCTCTCCCTGAGAGGGGGACGACGCGGAGCATGGCCACCAAgtgagtaggggaggggggctcgggggatggcgggggggggggggaggaaggaggagaggggtgtgtgtagaggtggggtggagggtgggagagggacggtagatgttggtgttgtgttagagggtggggagtgtgtgtgtgtttgtttgtttgtgtgtgtgtgtgtgtgtgtgtgtgtgtgtgtgtgtgtgtgtgtgtgtaaatgctgtGGTATGttcgtatgattgtgtgtgtgtgtgtgtgtgtgtgtgtgtttgtgtgtgtgtgtgtgtgtgtgtgtgtgtgtgtgtgtgtttgtgtgtgtgtgtttattaggcCCAACGCTCAGTTCATATCACAGATGGACACAAGCTTATAGTctgtccaacagcaaagtgagatctgtatgatcaatggtttctccattgcagtgtgaggtcatttacagctttgtcttttgtgaaggactatcactctggaactaggaggcaagatcccACAGTCACTAggtggggggggctagttggcctttgggaaccatcccccaacgccgactgtccttaaaccctcttggccgagagagtagggacgtaacttgggcaagacactagtGACCCacaatgatcaaattctagcccagatagtcaggacagcagttgcctctacTGCTGTTCttatagtcatagtcggacacgactgtctattatacatgtatgtgtgtgtgtgtgtgcgtgcaggttcAAACAGATGGAGCACCAGGTGGGCTACACGGGCTCCACCCCGGGTCAGAGAGAGATCACCCCGGACAGAACCACCCGGGTGGAGTACGTCTCGGAGCCCCGGGGCTACGTGGAGAAGTACGAGGGCCACGCCGAGTCGGGCGTCTTCGAGAGCGAGCCCGTCTACCTCCCGGACGTGATCAAGGCCGACGAGTACGAAGACGACCGCTTGCCGGAGCGCGGCCTGGCGCGGAACATCGCCCACCACTTCCGGCAGTACGGGAGCTGGAAACCGCCGCCGGCGCCGTCCCGACTGAAGGAGTTCACCCCTCCCCGCGAGGAAGGCACGGCGCTGGGAGGGTACGGGGTCTACGAGAACCAGCCTCAGTACGACCCCAACGTCGTGCACGCGCAGGACCAGGCTTACGACATCCTGCCCGAGCGAGGCACCACGCGCAACATCACCACGCACTTCCGCCGCCTGAGCTCTTCCGGTGATGTCTACAGAGGCACGCCGGGCAAGAAGGAGTTCACCCCCCCGAGGGACGGCGGCGGCGTGTACGAGAACCAGCCGATGGAGTTCATCCCGGACTACAACCAGAGGCCCGAGAGCGGCATCCTGGAGAACCAGCCCATCGTCCGGCTGGACGTGGTCCGGGGCGACCAGCCGCCGCCCTACGAGGTGGAGCTGCCCGAGAGGGGCGCGGCCCGCAACCTGGTGTACACGTGGCGGCAGAAGGAGTCTGGCAGCGGCAGCCAGGCCACGCCCACCGGGTCCGGAAAGCCCAAGGAGTTCACCCCGCCCCGCGAGGAGCCCCGCGTGCTGGTCTACCGTGCCGCTGCTGCTGCCTCCAAGACGCCCCCTGGCCAGGCTGGGTACGGCGGGTACGGGTACGAGGAGTACGGGTACAGCATGAGTGACGGCAGCGTCCACCCGACTGACCTGCCTGGCCAGTACCAGCCTCTGGTCagtattgtgtttgttgttgtcccgtgtgtgtgtgtggggggggggggggggaggggggggagggggggtaggagggtggttcgttctttagttcaacgtcttttcactgtaagtgatattagacgagggtaggaaaaaaatcgaggggcggggggcggggggggggggggggggggggggtgagggggagaaattactgtgtacgcatacgagtaagtgaaagtgtgtgtgtgcgcgcgtgtgtgtgtgtgtgtgtgttggttacaaatggaaaatgactgatttaagttttgttaaaaaaatttttaaaaaaagcagaacaatatatatatatatatatatatatatatatatatatatatatatatatatatatatatatggggcggggggggggggggagtgtcagacagagagagagagagagagagaactgacgcaaatgaacaaacgaacgaacagttTTGTTCACAATGAGACCATAGCCTATCACGAACAAGTTTAtcggtaaagaaagagagagagacagagccagagggagaatatgagagagagacaaagagagagaggagggaggagagagagagagagagagagaaagagggggaggggagagagagacagacagagagagagacgggggtggggagagagagaaagagagggggagagagaaagagagagagacgggggtggggagagagagaaagagaggggggagagagaaagagagggagagggagggaggggagagagagacacagagagagagacgggggtggggagagagagaaagagaggggggagagagaaagagagggagagggagggaggggagagagagacacagagagagagacgggggtggggagagagagaaagagaggggggagagagaaagagagggagagggagggaggggagagagagacacagagagagagacgggggtggggagagagagaaagagagggggagagagagaaagagagggagagggagggaggggagagagagacagagagagagggggagagagagacagagagagtggggggggagagaaagaggaggaggggagagagagaaaggggggggggggggggcttgctcGGGGATCCTTTTTTTTGATGTCTAAGGGAAAGAACCATTATTTCATTGTTCTTGACACCTGACTCGAGTTGCGTCCCTTAGCTGAACACATGCACAGGGGCACACACTACACTtccatcccatcctctctctgagtctctctttcgacccccccacctccttttacCACTCTGTCTAGATATCTttcctctttgtgtatgtgtctttgcatgcatgccagtctgtctgtccgactgccTGTATCAGTGCCTGtcggtatctgtctctgtgtctctctctctttttttattgataccatgcttgtacctgtgtgtgtgtgtgtgtgtgtgtgtgtgtgtgtgtgtgtgtgtgttttatttttactatgcttatgccattatgtagtatagtattcgcattctatgaccttaCGTAGAATTGTGTAGTGCACTGCAATGACActgatatataatgtagttttgtgtagtcagtgtagaccctgtttcagggcggggactggatgaaaaaaaaaaaagcgcgccagtgcttatctattatcaagaattttatcttgtcttgtcttgtcttgtcttgtcttttccccgTCCCCTCCGCTAATCTTTCAcggagtctgtctctgtctctctgtctttctctctttctttctgtatgttttcCTCAGTCACGGTCTTGTTTCTTTCTACTtgaggtgattgaagacattttgttaaagtatttaggTACATAaattatggagtgatggcctagaggtaacgcgtccgccaaggaagcgagagaatctgaacgcgctggttcgaatcacggctcagccgccgatattttctccccctctacttgaccttgagtggtggtctggacgctagtcattcggatgagacgataaaccgaggtcccgtgtgcagcatgcacttagcgcacgtaaaagaacccacggcaacaaaagggttgttactggcaaaattctgtagaaaaatccactgcgataggaaaaaaaaacaaataaaactgcacgcagaaaaaaataccaaaaaaaaatacaaaaaagaatgggtggcgctgtagtgtagcgacacgctctcccttggagagacagcccgaatttcacacagagaaatctgttgtgataaataaaaaaagaaagaaagaaagaaatagaagaagagaaagagtattatcggttagaaggggtgggagatgtgaatgaatggagagttgggcctggaaactgggcaaatgagggtgaaatgagggtgaaatttgaagaagaaaaaaaaaatcatctaaatacaattacaggaaattacttaaaggacttggtaaaagagaagtcgttaaactttCTCCTTGAGGTTTCTCCTTCCATGTATCAATCTTTTTGTTTGTCCGTCCATCGAATGTTTGTCAGT
Encoded here:
- the LOC143286315 gene encoding uncharacterized protein LOC143286315, with translation MSRYHSRPQAGQSIISMLSGRYQEADSPGGAGGGGGRSLVVQHGPGVMAGKPGGAGQLQQQRSEQTSYSFSQEEEIKQDGRTVFKTKEEKSFSERPQSWAGGSGSVSIESPAPKVSIRTITLSTKSGDGQPTQQQLTSNYGGGLQMQRDTLTTGRGQPQKQEDYHYQQTVTTRQVERTSLPQQQQQTVFQIQQQQQQPPTFGQQRQQQQKQTIITTTTSQQQQQQQQSGYGQQQPSFVQQQQQLKFGQQPKQPQQPQYGQQPQPQPIFGQPQQPQQPKYGQPQQQQPKYGQQPQQQQPQQQQPIYGQPQPQQPKYGQQPQKQPVYGQPQPQQPKYGQQPSYGQPQQPRYGQQPEQQPVYVQPQQQQQQQPIYGQQQQQPPSSPQQKQPQQPTYEQQQQKLQQLKQLRQQHQQPQQQPQQQQQQRTSTYQQQQRTTTTTITQQQRSGQPPQQFQKTVSTVRTSGTGQQPTAHTTITTSSSADVAPWEEFPEEGVHENVPEERPDLVRESDKQALEAELPSTGLARDLRYKFLTGQVENRPAVFRKELTPPGMVSGGVYENEPAFNPNVVHYGEDVQGEALPERGTTRSMATKFKQMEHQVGYTGSTPGQREITPDRTTRVEYVSEPRGYVEKYEGHAESGVFESEPVYLPDVIKADEYEDDRLPERGLARNIAHHFRQYGSWKPPPAPSRLKEFTPPREEGTALGGYGVYENQPQYDPNVVHAQDQAYDILPERGTTRNITTHFRRLSSSGDVYRGTPGKKEFTPPRDGGGVYENQPMEFIPDYNQRPESGILENQPIVRLDVVRGDQPPPYEVELPERGAARNLVYTWRQKESGSGSQATPTGSGKPKEFTPPREEPRVLVYRAAAAASKTPPGQAGYGGYGYEEYGYSMSDGSVHPTDLPGQYQPLAEASVFESEPVFLEDVVREADTDWMEGMPRSDTTRRMVAKFRHIQQTAASTGAATDYATPAARPASMAARQEYPPNTADGLLRLNMNTGVSAQPSGRFVEAEHEHRRVSPAQLTAERVCPIELSGCAYLHLLCWVQALVQDSVPIFTYSVGGGCGCGGLQFCQRPGCCCCPVAVWCGSEWTGDRRCHQLKPTTPPAPPHTVGGKRNKLKSLFHSPAVHYRRVHHSGLYARTLKDFFFFAVCTPPFRMDGEDRNSDDRNSRETSPDKVGRSKSMRVAVQLEKCGACQKTVYAMEKIEIEKNAYHKSCFRCSHCHCILTPKTFAINKNVMFCTNHYKQLFATKGNYDEGFGHDQHKNRWKNDSPASSSRQPTTEPASSTAQ